The DNA sequence GAAGATGTTGCCGCGCACGCAGTCTCCGCCCTTGACCTTCGCGTCCATCGGATACGCCGGCGGCGGCAACTCGCTCCCCGTCATGTGGAAGGGCTCCAGCCGCGATCCGTCCTCGTAGGCCAGGGACCACGTGAACGGGGCCACTGTGATGGGCTGCTCGCCTTCGTTGCATACCTTGACCTCGATGAGGGCCAGCTTCTGCCCGTCCTGGAACAGTCCCACCGGGCTTCTGAGGCCCTTGTCCTTGTGGGCGAGTACGGCGGCGGAGAACTTGTTGCCGCCCGCGTCGATGTCGACCTTGTCGCCGAGCTTCAGCGTCTCCTGGCTAGGCGAGGGGGACGGGCTTGCCTTCTTGCTGCTGGCTGACGGTGTGCTGGCCGCTTTGACGACAGTCGGGGCCGGGCCGCTGTCGGAGGAGCCGGAGACGACGACACCTGCGGTGACGATGCCTGCGATGAGTACGGCTGCTGTGCTGATGATGATCGTGTTCGTGTGGTTGCGCTTCGGTGGCTGCGGTGCCGGTGGTGTGGCAGGCGCGGGTGGCGGTGTGGTGTCGCTCATGGTCCCCCCAAGGGCGTGCGTGGTGGAGACCCGCATCATCCGGTGTGCGCGGGCTGTGTGGGGGGCATGTGTCCGGGCTGTGACCCTGACGGGTGGTGG is a window from the Candidatus Eisenbacteria bacterium genome containing:
- a CDS encoding DUF4352 domain-containing protein, which encodes MSDTTPPPAPATPPAPQPPKRNHTNTIIISTAAVLIAGIVTAGVVVSGSSDSGPAPTVVKAASTPSASSKKASPSPSPSQETLKLGDKVDIDAGGNKFSAAVLAHKDKGLRSPVGLFQDGQKLALIEVKVCNEGEQPITVAPFTWSLAYEDGSRLEPFHMTGSELPPPAYPMDAKVKGGDCVRGNIFFEVPKGFGRAERVLYSPGDLDEPVEWQIGK